One window of the Cryptomeria japonica chromosome 7, Sugi_1.0, whole genome shotgun sequence genome contains the following:
- the LOC131040229 gene encoding S-type anion channel SLAH2 produces MNMEQFTFGTSAEAASPENLPQLLQVISTEKSLSFDKYDGDIENPCQAIPKATSGSPLEQSPMRTFNAAAAIPSKNKPDRPPHQPRYSVGSGSPLPSHLISISMPSSPAKFQMEQAKKVSFRTQKAEEDAEMSKLRNPSNVSLNFAKIKPRKQVKAYSQPIPTGNAYAEAIANGTIPNFSVDRRNFDNRTKDNSYAYFKTRSGKIEHQISRLRGKPVEGDGGVCPGDCEIESLPAGRYFDALQGPELEILRESEELVVPSNNKWPFLLRFPVSFFGVSLGVGSQAILWKTLAATPSMGFLHVPEIINLVLWCVALLTFIIILAVYASKCIYYFEAVRREYYHPVRVNFFFAPWIACMFLAIGLPPYIARAVHPVVWCVCMTPLLCLELKIYGQWMSGGDRRLSKVANPSNHLSIVGNFVGALLGAITGWKEGALFFFAVGLAHYIVLFVTLYQRLPTNETLPQDLHPVFFLFVAAPSVASVAWERIQGDFDSVSKIAYFIALFLYASLAVRINFFRGFRFSIAWWAYTFPTTGAAIATIKYSNQIRHPFTQSLAVILASISSLTVFSMLVSTLLHAFVWGTLFPNDIAIAITDRKGRARKKNKKSSLQQKETVNKK; encoded by the exons ATGAACATGGAGCAGTTTACATTTGGTACTTCAGCAGAAGCAGCTTCACCTGAAAATCTGCCACAATTATTGCAGGTTATATCAACTGAAAAAAGTCTgtcatttgataaatatgatggtgatATTGAAAACCCTTGTCAAGCAATCCCCAAGGCAACTTCAGGATCTCCCCTCGAGCAAAGTCCAATG AGAACTTTCAATGCGGCAGCAGCTATCCCAAGCAAGAATAAACCTGACCGTCCTCCTCATCAACCAAGGTATTCTGTTGGATCAGGGAGTCCTCTTCCATCTCATCTAATTTCTATTAGCATGCCCTCTTCACCTGCCAAATTTCAGATGGAGCAGGCTAAGAAGGTCTCTTTTCGAACTCAGAAAGCTGAAGAGGATGCAGAGATGTCAAAATTACGAAACCCTTCAAACGTATCCTTAAACTTTGCTAAAATAAAACCCCGGAAACAAGTAAAAGCTTATTCACAACCCATACCAACAGGAAATGCATATGCTGAAGCAATAGCAAATGGAACCATTCCTAACTTTTCGGTTGACAGACGTAACTTCGATAACAGAACAAAAGACAACAGCTATGCCTATTTTAAGACAAGATCTGGAAAGATTGAACACCAGATTTCTCGTCTTCGTGGcaagccagtagaaggagatggTGGTGTTTGCCCAGGAGACTGTGAGATAGAATCTTTGCCTGCGGGTCGCTACTTTGATGCTCTGCAAGGTCCTGAGCTGGAGATACTTAGG GAGTCGGAGGAGTTGGTCGTCCCAAGTAATAACAAATGGCCATTTCTTCTACGATTTCCAGTATCATTCTTTGGTGTCTCACTCGGAGTTGGAAGTCAAGCCATTCTATGGAAAACGCTTGCTGCAACACCATCCATGGGATTTTTGCATGTTCCTGAAATTATTAATTTGGTATTGTGGTGTGTGGCACTTTTGACATTTATTATAATTTTGGCAGTATATGCATCCAAGTGCATTTATTACTTTGAAGCTGTTCGACGAGAATATTATCATCCTGTTCGAGTGAATTTCTTCTTTGCACCATGGATAGCTTGTATGTTCTTGGCAATTGGGCTGCCACCATACATAGCAAGAGCAGTACATCCTGTTGTTTGGTGTGTTTGTATGACTCCTCTTCTTTGTTTGGAATTAAAGATATATGGGCAATGGATGTCAGGAGGTGATAGGAGGTTATCCAAAGTAGCTAATCCATCAAATCATTTGTCAATTGTGGGAAATTTTGTTGGGGCATTACTTGGAGCAATAACTGGATGGAAGGAGGGAGCTTTATTTTTCTTTGCTGTGGGCTTGGCTCATTACATCGTGCTCTTTGTCACACTTTATCAAAGACTGCCCACAAATGAGACTCTTCCACAGGATCTTCATCCCGTTTTCTTCTTGTTTGTCGCAGCTCCTAGTGTGGCATCTGTGGCATGGGAAAGAATTCAAGGAGACTTTGACAGTGTTTCAAAGATTGCATATTTCATTGCTCTCTTTCTGTATGCATCTCTT GCAGTGAGGATCAATTTCTTTCGTGGATTCAG ATTTTCTATTGCTTGGTGGGCTTATACATTTCCAACAACTGGAGCTGCTATTGcaacaattaaatattcaaatcaGATCAGACACCCATTTACGCAATCCTTAGCTGTGATACTAGCTTCTATTTCATCTCTAACAGTCTTTAGCATGCTGGTGTCTACCTTGTTGCATGCCTTTGTATGGGGCACACTTTTTCCCAATGACATCGCCATTGCAATTACAGACAGgaaggggagggcaaggaagaagaacaagaaatcttcaTTACAGCAGAAGGAAACCGTCAACAAAAAATAA